One segment of Leptospirillum ferrooxidans C2-3 DNA contains the following:
- the hemE gene encoding uroporphyrinogen decarboxylase encodes MRPSVKNDLFLKACRGEATSRPPIWIMRQAGRYMPEYQALRKNTTFLNLCKTPDLAASATLLPVDMLGIDVAIIFSDILVPVEAMGLELIFSEKKGPSFPSPVRTRKDVEALCTPDPLEKTGFVAQAIKESNRRIDGRIPLIGFSGSPFTLATYMVEGEISKDFSRVKKMMFQDPDTLHLLLERATKTVIDYLKMQVDAGIHAYQLFDTWAGSLNPVHYREFALPYTKKIVEALSREGVPSLLYVNGSCALLPDMIQAGTDVISVDWRVSLPMVRNIIPEGKGIQGNLDPVSLLGTSEALKKEVHRILAEMKGRKGYIFNLGHGILPETSVSMAQYLVKLVQES; translated from the coding sequence ATGCGCCCTTCCGTTAAAAATGATCTCTTTTTAAAAGCATGTCGAGGGGAGGCCACTTCCCGTCCACCCATCTGGATCATGAGACAGGCCGGGCGTTATATGCCGGAATATCAGGCTCTTCGAAAAAATACAACTTTCCTTAATCTCTGCAAGACCCCTGATCTTGCCGCTTCGGCAACGCTTCTTCCCGTCGATATGCTTGGAATCGATGTGGCCATTATTTTCTCGGATATCCTGGTTCCGGTTGAGGCAATGGGACTTGAGTTGATCTTTTCCGAAAAGAAAGGACCTTCTTTTCCATCTCCCGTTCGAACCCGCAAAGATGTTGAAGCCCTTTGCACACCTGATCCACTTGAGAAAACGGGTTTTGTTGCACAGGCAATCAAGGAGTCCAATCGACGAATTGATGGGCGAATTCCATTGATCGGTTTTTCCGGATCACCTTTTACGCTGGCGACCTATATGGTTGAGGGGGAGATCTCAAAGGATTTCAGCCGGGTGAAGAAAATGATGTTCCAAGATCCTGATACCCTGCACCTTCTTCTTGAGCGCGCAACAAAAACCGTTATTGATTATCTGAAAATGCAGGTGGATGCCGGAATCCATGCTTATCAGCTTTTTGATACTTGGGCAGGATCGCTGAATCCTGTTCACTATCGCGAGTTTGCCCTTCCCTATACGAAAAAAATTGTGGAAGCCCTTTCTCGGGAAGGGGTTCCTTCACTTTTGTATGTCAATGGAAGCTGTGCACTTCTTCCGGACATGATTCAAGCGGGTACGGATGTGATATCGGTGGATTGGAGAGTCTCTTTGCCAATGGTGCGAAATATTATTCCGGAGGGGAAAGGCATTCAGGGGAATCTTGACCCTGTCAGTCTTCTGGGAACATCTGAAGCATTGAAGAAGGAGGTCCACAGAATCCTTGCCGAAATGAAAGGACGAAAAGGGTATATCTTTAACCTGGGCCATGGGATCCTTCCGGAAACATCTGTTTCTATGGCTCAGTATTTGGTAAAACTGGTTCAGGAATCCTAA
- a CDS encoding sirohydrochlorin chelatase — protein sequence MIDLPSSQPYNLFMSEHNPKESCRPGPNHLLSPVSADLSGKGWGVLIVAHGSPEEKGNIHFRQTFSMLKKMLPGVDLKQGFIEHAAPSVLDSIREFPSNVEGIAMVPYLLFDAGHSKSDVPSYISEARNLFPELRVIREWALGIDQVLVDILLDILPPADKDKKEALVLIGRGSLDPNANASLYYQARRLWERRRGGDPKVTFIGVTEPRFASVMAELKPDFDRLLIVPVFLFEGVLMDRIRHQASQFQERTGYDGEILITPAFGDHPLLLAHMAKKITRLLYLGRTPMPRWPVVRFESLEGSGS from the coding sequence TTGATTGACCTTCCTTCAAGCCAACCCTATAATCTTTTCATGAGCGAACATAACCCAAAAGAGAGTTGTCGACCAGGACCGAACCATTTGCTGAGCCCTGTTTCTGCAGATTTGTCGGGAAAGGGGTGGGGCGTCCTGATTGTTGCCCATGGAAGTCCTGAAGAGAAGGGCAATATTCATTTTCGCCAAACTTTTTCCATGCTCAAAAAAATGCTTCCCGGGGTCGATCTGAAGCAGGGGTTCATCGAGCATGCGGCCCCTTCTGTATTGGATTCCATCCGGGAATTTCCCTCGAACGTGGAGGGGATTGCGATGGTTCCATACCTCCTTTTTGACGCAGGTCATTCCAAAAGTGATGTCCCTTCCTATATTTCTGAAGCCAGAAATCTTTTTCCGGAGTTGCGGGTCATTCGTGAGTGGGCTTTGGGCATAGACCAGGTCCTTGTCGATATTCTTCTGGATATTCTTCCCCCTGCAGACAAAGACAAGAAAGAGGCTCTTGTTCTTATAGGGCGAGGAAGCCTGGATCCGAATGCAAATGCTTCCTTGTACTATCAAGCCCGTCGTTTATGGGAGCGCAGGAGGGGAGGAGATCCAAAAGTCACCTTCATCGGAGTGACAGAGCCCAGATTTGCTTCGGTCATGGCCGAATTGAAGCCGGATTTCGACCGATTGCTAATTGTTCCCGTATTTTTATTTGAGGGCGTTCTGATGGACAGGATTCGACATCAGGCCAGTCAGTTCCAGGAGAGAACCGGATATGATGGCGAGATCCTGATAACCCCGGCTTTTGGAGATCATCCGCTTCTTCTCGCCCACATGGCTAAAAAGATCACCCGTCTGCTTTATCTTGGACGGACTCCAATGCCAAGATGGCCTGTTGTGCGATTTGAGTCTCTGGAGGGTAGTGGTTCATAG
- a CDS encoding ISNCY family transposase → MDRTNVLQEIRKMRFEDTWNEWKKGCLTQEEAGRILGMSERTFRRYVRRVEEEGIQGILDKRLTQASSRRAPVDEALGLVEKYRSRHDGWNVKHFHFWYRKEGGKRSYTWVKKTLQENGAVRKAPGKGKHRKRRERAAWEGMMIHQDASSHPWVSGQIWDLVVTMDDATNEHYSMFFVEEEGTASSLQGIREVIGKKGLPSSLYTDRGSHYWVTPEAGGKVDKKNLTQFGRAMKQLGIEMIAAYSPEARGRSERAFRTHQERLPKELALAGITTMEAANRYLSDVYLPAFNTEFSHRAPEEGSAFVPWTGDSIDEILCEHHERIVGNDNCVSFEGRTLQIPSDRYRLHYVRATVKIHRHPDGSLSLFHGPRKLSDYPVEKPEIPKTKKEPRTKAPSTGIRPVEAHV, encoded by the coding sequence ATGGACCGAACAAATGTGCTACAGGAGATCCGGAAGATGCGTTTTGAAGACACCTGGAATGAATGGAAGAAAGGATGCCTCACTCAGGAAGAGGCCGGCCGGATTCTCGGGATGAGTGAAAGGACCTTCCGGAGATATGTCCGGCGAGTCGAGGAGGAAGGGATCCAGGGGATTCTGGACAAACGACTCACCCAGGCCTCATCGAGACGGGCCCCGGTCGATGAAGCCCTGGGACTGGTCGAAAAGTACCGGAGCCGGCATGATGGCTGGAACGTGAAACACTTTCACTTCTGGTACCGGAAAGAAGGCGGGAAACGGAGCTATACCTGGGTCAAGAAGACGCTTCAGGAGAACGGAGCGGTCCGGAAAGCTCCTGGCAAGGGGAAGCACCGGAAGAGACGGGAACGTGCGGCCTGGGAAGGGATGATGATCCATCAGGATGCCAGCAGTCATCCCTGGGTGTCCGGACAGATCTGGGATCTGGTGGTGACGATGGATGATGCGACCAATGAGCATTACAGCATGTTCTTTGTGGAGGAGGAGGGAACCGCATCCAGTCTTCAGGGGATACGGGAGGTGATCGGGAAAAAAGGGCTTCCTTCCTCCCTGTACACAGACCGGGGCAGCCACTACTGGGTCACGCCGGAAGCGGGAGGGAAGGTGGACAAGAAGAACCTCACCCAGTTTGGACGGGCGATGAAACAGCTGGGCATCGAAATGATTGCCGCCTACTCCCCCGAAGCGCGGGGACGCAGTGAACGGGCTTTCCGGACCCATCAGGAGCGTCTTCCCAAAGAGCTCGCCCTGGCGGGAATCACGACGATGGAAGCGGCCAACCGCTATCTGTCCGACGTCTATCTTCCAGCCTTCAATACCGAATTTTCCCATCGGGCCCCGGAGGAAGGATCGGCCTTCGTTCCCTGGACCGGAGACTCTATAGACGAGATCCTCTGTGAGCACCACGAACGGATTGTTGGCAACGACAACTGCGTGTCTTTCGAAGGACGGACCCTTCAGATCCCTTCCGACCGGTACCGGCTCCATTACGTCCGGGCCACAGTCAAGATCCACCGGCATCCCGACGGATCGCTCTCCCTGTTTCATGGACCCCGGAAGCTTTCCGACTATCCTGTCGAAAAACCGGAGATTCCAAAAACGAAAAAGGAACCACGAACCAAAGCTCCTTCGACCGGAATCCGCCCGGTCGAAGCTCATGTCTGA
- a CDS encoding carotenoid biosynthesis protein — protein sequence MILLFLKTLLFRWYVFFFLFLGFGFLLRQVGTLGASARFALSFILSYFCEWSSSLPMGWFPFGHYTYLPTTHDREVWIGHLPFMDFLSFSFLMVASLGVVVRVWGLSIREALSWPVRLVWPVLFLADLLFFGIDMVIDPVALRGNRWFLGQIYYYPDGGSYFGVPLANFLGWAVLGAMILFSWRIVSFVIPIHKLPIQKSDHWLEVDRWGPTFLWFSVFLFNLGIALYLGELFLFLSDLIVITVLLSIVFFTKNVFWRRFPLRSSDKVDRS from the coding sequence TTGATTCTTCTTTTTTTGAAGACATTACTGTTCAGGTGGTATGTTTTCTTTTTTCTGTTTCTGGGGTTTGGGTTCCTTCTCCGACAAGTAGGTACATTGGGGGCGAGTGCTCGCTTTGCCCTATCTTTTATTCTCAGTTATTTTTGTGAGTGGAGCTCATCGTTGCCAATGGGGTGGTTCCCTTTTGGCCATTACACTTACTTGCCGACAACGCATGATCGAGAAGTTTGGATTGGTCATCTTCCCTTTATGGACTTTCTTTCGTTTTCTTTTTTAATGGTCGCAAGCCTGGGTGTTGTTGTTCGTGTCTGGGGGCTTTCCATCAGAGAGGCTTTGAGTTGGCCCGTCAGGCTCGTCTGGCCTGTTTTATTTCTTGCGGATCTTCTGTTTTTTGGTATAGATATGGTGATCGATCCTGTTGCACTGAGAGGGAATCGATGGTTTCTAGGTCAAATTTATTATTACCCGGACGGTGGAAGTTACTTTGGCGTTCCCCTCGCCAATTTTTTAGGATGGGCTGTTTTGGGGGCTATGATCTTGTTTTCCTGGCGTATTGTGAGTTTTGTAATTCCTATCCACAAGCTCCCGATTCAAAAATCAGATCATTGGCTGGAAGTTGATCGGTGGGGACCCACTTTTCTCTGGTTTTCCGTTTTCCTGTTCAATCTGGGCATTGCTCTTTACTTGGGTGAATTGTTTTTGTTTTTATCCGATCTGATCGTGATTACTGTTTTGCTCAGTATCGTCTTTTTCACTAAAAATGTATTTTGGAGGCGATTCCCATTACGCTCTTCCGATAAGGTTGATCGATCCTGA
- a CDS encoding acyloxyacyl hydrolase, giving the protein MISALFSPIDASAVQILGDENPYLNMGAGVFNLVGGTSEHRYGYPSYDHSPAEGDVEYQSGKTFYGIGYALGLLANSDGAVDGYGGIYFNIALSPHWILTPMGGIGGYDQNNSKFLGSVFMFRLEMTFSYQMDNGDRIGLKFGHLSNSDIAHSNPGENEVLLNYAVPLKFP; this is encoded by the coding sequence TTGATCAGCGCTCTTTTTTCCCCCATTGATGCTTCGGCCGTCCAAATTCTTGGTGATGAAAACCCTTATCTGAATATGGGAGCAGGTGTCTTCAATCTGGTTGGTGGAACGAGTGAACACAGGTACGGATATCCTTCGTATGATCATTCTCCGGCGGAGGGTGACGTTGAATACCAGTCAGGCAAGACCTTTTATGGAATTGGATATGCTTTGGGGTTGTTGGCTAATAGTGATGGTGCTGTTGATGGATATGGTGGTATTTATTTTAACATTGCGCTCTCTCCCCACTGGATCTTGACCCCGATGGGTGGCATCGGAGGTTATGATCAGAACAATAGCAAATTTTTGGGAAGTGTGTTTATGTTCAGGCTGGAAATGACCTTTTCTTACCAAATGGATAATGGCGACCGGATTGGTCTGAAATTCGGTCATTTGTCCAATAGTGACATTGCTCACTCCAATCCTGGAGAAAATGAAGTGTTACTCAATTATGCCGTGCCCCTGAAATTTCCTTAG
- a CDS encoding RNA-guided endonuclease InsQ/TnpB family protein: MQTGKRFRAYPTPAQEKILLQWIGHQRFIYNAKVSEDRYDRAFAKKAVSLSGTPVPVDQEYARFIGPETSWLREVPSPILRNGAVRWKQAYARFFSGLARRPTFKVKDGRQSVWITSELFSFQTNDETQCGELILGTKKFPLGVLSFKAQTPYSRPASLHVSVEAGKWFISFSSDDGLPEPKEEDTVSWLRMFSEEELEGKTLGFDRGVTIPVMASSGRRIDFSDIQKARMEKKERTRKRWQRKLARQQKGSQNRKKTKRRLARSFEYAKNVRKDVIHKATRDLVSDPDRTLFVVEDLKVKNMTRSPEPKKDESGRNVRNGARAKAGLNWAILSSCWGLFVVLLSYKARRSGKLVIKVSPQFSSQECARCGHIHPDNRPSQAGFVCQRCGLADNADLNASRVIAKRGIRLLLEGKVPQKTIRRCGIGKLKTLGPERSEVKASGEDDKTRRTKRLRASSAKEELPLARSETPPTAQSA, encoded by the coding sequence ATGCAGACCGGCAAGCGCTTCCGCGCGTATCCCACTCCCGCCCAAGAAAAGATCTTGCTTCAATGGATCGGACACCAGCGGTTCATTTACAACGCCAAGGTGTCCGAAGACCGGTATGACCGGGCCTTCGCCAAAAAAGCGGTCTCTCTTTCGGGAACGCCCGTTCCCGTCGACCAGGAGTACGCCCGGTTCATCGGACCGGAGACCTCCTGGCTCCGGGAGGTTCCCTCCCCGATCCTCCGCAACGGGGCAGTCCGGTGGAAACAAGCCTACGCCCGCTTCTTTTCCGGCCTGGCCCGGCGGCCCACGTTCAAGGTGAAGGACGGACGGCAGTCGGTCTGGATCACCTCCGAACTGTTCTCCTTCCAGACCAACGATGAAACGCAATGCGGAGAACTGATTCTGGGAACAAAGAAATTCCCGCTCGGGGTTCTGTCCTTCAAGGCCCAGACCCCGTATTCCCGTCCCGCCTCGCTTCACGTCTCGGTCGAGGCGGGGAAGTGGTTCATCTCCTTCTCCTCGGACGATGGACTCCCGGAACCGAAGGAGGAGGACACGGTCTCCTGGCTCCGGATGTTTTCGGAAGAAGAGCTTGAGGGCAAAACCCTGGGCTTCGACCGGGGCGTGACGATTCCGGTGATGGCCAGCTCCGGCCGGAGGATCGACTTTTCCGACATCCAGAAGGCCCGGATGGAGAAAAAGGAACGGACACGGAAACGCTGGCAACGAAAACTCGCCCGGCAACAAAAAGGGTCGCAGAACCGGAAGAAGACGAAACGACGCCTGGCCCGGTCCTTCGAGTATGCCAAGAACGTCCGCAAGGACGTGATCCACAAGGCCACCCGCGACCTTGTGTCCGATCCCGACCGGACCCTTTTCGTTGTTGAGGATCTCAAGGTCAAAAACATGACGAGGAGCCCTGAGCCGAAAAAGGACGAATCCGGACGGAATGTCCGGAACGGAGCCCGCGCCAAGGCCGGACTCAACTGGGCGATCCTGTCGTCCTGCTGGGGTCTGTTCGTGGTGCTCCTGTCCTACAAAGCCCGGAGATCCGGAAAGCTCGTCATCAAGGTCTCTCCTCAATTCAGTTCGCAGGAATGCGCCCGGTGCGGGCACATTCATCCGGACAACCGGCCTTCCCAGGCCGGGTTCGTCTGCCAGCGCTGTGGACTCGCGGACAACGCCGATCTCAACGCCAGCCGTGTCATCGCCAAGAGGGGCATTCGTCTTCTTCTGGAAGGGAAAGTCCCGCAGAAGACGATTCGGCGGTGCGGGATCGGAAAACTCAAAACACTAGGGCCGGAACGGTCCGAAGTCAAAGCCTCCGGAGAGGACGATAAGACGCGAAGGACCAAACGCCTTCGCGCATCCTCGGCGAAAGAGGAACTTCCGCTCGCGAGATCGGAAACCCCTCCTACAGCGCAAAGCGCTTAG
- the tnpA gene encoding IS200/IS605 family transposase, with product METQPNKSSSNAVYSLKLHIIFVTKYRRKVLSPDLLEYLQSAFGEILSDWRCTLLEFGGEADHVHLLAEIHPALNISTLINNLKTASARRVRNRFSDHLKPFYWKPYFWHRAYYVGSVGAATLETVRRYVESQGTTEKAGRRKTKPPA from the coding sequence ATGGAAACTCAACCAAACAAGTCTAGTTCCAATGCCGTTTATTCTCTTAAGCTACACATTATCTTTGTGACAAAGTATCGGCGCAAGGTGCTCTCTCCGGATCTTCTGGAATATTTACAGAGCGCCTTCGGCGAGATCCTGTCGGACTGGCGATGCACCTTGCTGGAATTCGGAGGGGAAGCGGATCATGTGCATCTTCTGGCGGAGATCCACCCAGCCCTCAACATCTCCACACTGATCAACAATCTGAAAACGGCCTCGGCCAGACGGGTTCGCAATCGTTTTTCGGACCATCTGAAGCCATTTTACTGGAAGCCGTATTTCTGGCATCGGGCCTACTATGTGGGGAGTGTAGGCGCAGCGACACTGGAAACGGTCCGTCGCTATGTCGAAAGCCAAGGAACAACTGAAAAAGCGGGAAGAAGAAAAACAAAACCGCCCGCTTGA
- a CDS encoding EamA family transporter, with the protein MHGPIASIGGWTFFSGFLVALILEHIGFIVLSKGMRESRKSSGESAAERFRGTIVNPWVWAGVSLQAIYYIMLLGFLQRLPVSLVIPMTGFGYVLTAMMARIFLKEHVSFNRWVGVLLITSGVILVSRS; encoded by the coding sequence ATGCACGGACCGATTGCTTCTATTGGAGGGTGGACATTTTTTTCAGGATTTTTAGTGGCTTTGATTCTGGAACATATCGGTTTTATCGTTCTTTCAAAAGGAATGAGGGAATCAAGAAAAAGCTCAGGGGAATCTGCTGCGGAACGTTTCAGGGGAACGATTGTCAATCCTTGGGTATGGGCTGGAGTCTCTCTGCAGGCGATTTACTACATTATGCTATTGGGATTTCTCCAGCGTCTTCCCGTCAGTCTGGTCATCCCCATGACAGGATTCGGATATGTGTTGACCGCGATGATGGCCAGAATCTTTTTGAAAGAGCATGTCTCCTTTAATCGGTGGGTCGGAGTTCTACTCATTACTTCAGGGGTTATTCTTGTTTCGAGGAGCTAG
- a CDS encoding glycosyltransferase, with product MPPFVFDFSLILLSLGGIGLLFDGLAWWSGHRHFKKKTLSDPSIWPYVLMIKPVAGLDIGARENFLSLIHQDYPHFSIVFVVGSIDDPVLPLIEELCSAFPDCVSIKIVDGPRGTNRKISNVFLFMEQNLFPDAPYILLNDSDIRVGADYLRSIMREALEDPKIGMVTCFQRGNPTGPGTSQMASIMLNTEAIPQGLLAAALAPIDFAYGPTMLMRREALLKMGGFGPIRNLLADDFHLAQGILREGFRIVLSRYIVDAQIPDQSWRSFWEQERRWVITYRSCRPLGYSFSIILRPFPFLFSSGVLFELAGDPFLLIFSLFLWCSHLLILSDLSKRFVSRPIGKRQLHLLFIREILSLALYFASFGHQIIWRGRRFSVLKGGQLMEFPKGQS from the coding sequence TTGCCGCCTTTTGTTTTTGATTTTTCTCTCATCCTCCTTTCTCTCGGGGGAATAGGTCTTCTTTTCGATGGTCTGGCCTGGTGGTCAGGCCATCGTCATTTCAAGAAAAAGACTCTCTCTGATCCGTCAATATGGCCTTATGTTTTGATGATCAAGCCGGTTGCCGGTCTGGACATTGGCGCCAGAGAAAACTTCCTCTCGCTTATCCATCAGGATTATCCTCATTTCTCCATTGTTTTTGTTGTTGGTTCTATCGATGACCCCGTTCTCCCCCTCATTGAGGAATTGTGTTCTGCTTTCCCGGATTGTGTTTCCATCAAAATTGTGGATGGACCAAGAGGCACGAACCGGAAAATCAGCAATGTGTTTTTGTTCATGGAGCAGAACTTGTTTCCTGATGCGCCTTATATCCTTTTGAACGATAGTGATATCAGGGTTGGAGCGGATTATCTCCGTTCGATCATGAGGGAAGCTCTTGAAGATCCTAAAATTGGTATGGTGACATGTTTTCAGCGCGGCAACCCCACAGGTCCTGGAACAAGTCAAATGGCTTCTATCATGTTGAACACCGAAGCGATTCCTCAAGGGCTCTTGGCAGCAGCGCTTGCTCCCATCGATTTTGCATATGGCCCAACAATGCTGATGCGAAGGGAGGCACTCTTGAAAATGGGCGGTTTCGGCCCTATCCGGAATCTTTTGGCAGATGATTTTCATTTGGCGCAAGGGATCCTCAGGGAAGGTTTTAGGATTGTTTTGTCAAGATATATTGTTGACGCACAAATTCCGGACCAAAGCTGGCGCTCCTTTTGGGAGCAAGAGAGAAGGTGGGTCATTACCTATAGAAGCTGTCGTCCTCTTGGATACTCTTTTTCCATCATATTAAGGCCTTTTCCATTTCTATTCTCTTCAGGGGTATTGTTCGAATTGGCCGGTGATCCTTTTCTTTTGATCTTTTCACTGTTTTTGTGGTGTTCGCATCTGCTGATCCTCTCTGATCTATCCAAAAGATTCGTATCGCGTCCAATTGGAAAAAGACAATTACATTTGTTGTTCATTAGGGAAATCCTTTCATTGGCGCTTTATTTTGCAAGTTTTGGGCATCAGATCATCTGGCGGGGAAGGCGTTTTTCCGTTCTCAAGGGAGGGCAATTGATGGAATTTCCAAAAGGGCAGTCATAG
- the hpnJ gene encoding hopanoid biosynthesis associated radical SAM protein HpnJ, translating into MLRTLFLNPPSFSDFDGGAGARYQATREVRSFWYPTWLTYPAGMMPNSLVLDAPPMGWGVKETLRLANDFDMVILYTSTPSLNNDIATAKGFKAINPSMIVGFVGPHPSVLPEITLKADNVIDFVVREEFDYAIPEIASGKPWDEVLGINFRKDGKFYATPDRAVLEDLDVLPFASEVYKRDLDISLYEIPWMKHPYVSIYTGRGCGSKCTFCLWPQTFSGNVYRTRSVENVISEVEYIVKNFPGIQELFFDDDTLTEYRDRTRELSHALKRFNLSWGCNSKANVDFETLSIMKDSGCRVMVVGYESGDQQILNNVKKGIRVDQAREFTKNAHQLGMTIHGTFIVGLPGETPETIEKTIDFACEMDIETLQVSLASPYPGTHFFELAREKGYMSEIDMVNGDGIQNCNISYPEISAREIFMAVPKFYQRFYYRPSYIFKVLKRAMRDGKEARKIFREAVAYFRFLSKRKAALKTPPASVA; encoded by the coding sequence ATGCTTAGAACATTATTTTTAAATCCTCCTTCCTTCTCGGATTTTGATGGGGGAGCGGGGGCACGATATCAGGCAACCAGAGAGGTTCGCTCATTCTGGTATCCGACTTGGCTGACCTATCCGGCAGGAATGATGCCAAACTCCCTTGTTCTGGATGCTCCTCCTATGGGGTGGGGAGTGAAGGAAACTCTGCGTTTGGCCAATGACTTCGATATGGTTATTTTATATACAAGCACCCCATCTCTGAATAACGACATTGCGACGGCAAAAGGCTTCAAGGCCATCAATCCATCAATGATTGTCGGTTTTGTCGGACCACACCCGAGTGTGTTGCCGGAGATAACGCTAAAGGCTGATAATGTGATCGATTTCGTTGTCCGGGAAGAATTTGATTATGCAATTCCGGAGATAGCGTCTGGCAAGCCTTGGGATGAGGTTCTGGGGATCAACTTTCGAAAGGATGGAAAGTTTTACGCTACCCCGGATCGAGCGGTCTTGGAAGACCTTGATGTTTTGCCGTTTGCTTCCGAAGTCTACAAGAGGGATCTGGATATTTCCCTGTATGAAATACCCTGGATGAAGCATCCTTACGTTTCCATCTATACCGGAAGGGGTTGTGGTAGCAAGTGCACATTCTGTCTTTGGCCGCAGACCTTTTCAGGGAATGTCTACCGGACCCGATCTGTGGAAAATGTCATCTCGGAAGTTGAGTACATTGTGAAAAACTTCCCGGGGATTCAGGAGCTCTTTTTTGATGATGATACTCTTACGGAATATCGGGACCGTACGCGGGAACTCTCTCATGCCCTGAAGCGATTTAACCTGTCCTGGGGATGTAACTCCAAGGCGAATGTTGATTTTGAGACCCTTAGCATCATGAAGGATTCCGGTTGTCGGGTGATGGTTGTCGGGTATGAGTCTGGTGACCAGCAAATCCTGAATAATGTCAAAAAAGGCATCCGTGTTGACCAGGCCAGGGAGTTTACGAAAAATGCCCATCAACTTGGTATGACAATTCATGGAACCTTTATTGTTGGTCTCCCAGGAGAAACTCCTGAAACAATAGAGAAAACCATTGATTTCGCTTGTGAGATGGATATAGAGACACTGCAGGTTTCTCTGGCTTCTCCCTATCCCGGAACACATTTTTTTGAGCTTGCAAGGGAAAAAGGATATATGAGCGAAATCGATATGGTGAATGGTGACGGAATTCAAAATTGCAATATCAGTTACCCGGAAATCAGTGCCAGAGAGATATTTATGGCCGTTCCAAAGTTTTACCAGCGCTTCTATTATCGTCCCAGCTATATTTTTAAAGTTCTGAAGCGAGCAATGAGGGATGGCAAGGAAGCCCGGAAAATCTTTAGGGAAGCTGTCGCTTACTTTCGCTTCCTTTCTAAAAGGAAAGCAGCTCTTAAAACTCCACCGGCCTCGGTTGCCTGA
- the ispH gene encoding 4-hydroxy-3-methylbut-2-enyl diphosphate reductase, with product MDIFLPEYAGVCVGVKLAIKLANKSAEESVGPVFILHEIVHNTHVVKDLANRGVQSVDAVSEVDRGTLIISAHGVAPDVIKEARDKNLEVVDTTCPLVSKIHRIVRNLADKNYTILLLGEESHDEVMGVQGWAKEHIHIFHKPEEIDRLPVVSGPVALVSQTTQSIKYFDEILALLTVKYPQLEVHNTICDATEKRQTSALEIAGDMDVMITVGSTTSANSRRLQEVSAGLCPKSYLVDSAKDINPEWFNGSERVGVTAGASTPDWLIEGVIERLGEISSERGYAVTVNRSESAEEEFISTH from the coding sequence ATGGATATATTTTTACCGGAATATGCAGGAGTTTGTGTTGGTGTGAAGCTTGCAATCAAACTTGCGAACAAGTCTGCTGAAGAGTCAGTGGGCCCTGTTTTCATTCTCCATGAAATTGTTCACAATACCCATGTCGTAAAGGATTTGGCAAACCGGGGAGTGCAATCGGTCGATGCTGTCTCTGAGGTGGATCGTGGCACGCTGATCATCAGCGCACATGGTGTCGCTCCCGATGTCATCAAGGAAGCCCGGGATAAGAATCTTGAAGTGGTTGATACAACCTGTCCTCTTGTTTCAAAGATCCATCGCATCGTCCGCAATCTTGCCGACAAGAATTACACGATCCTCCTCTTGGGTGAGGAGAGTCATGATGAAGTGATGGGTGTCCAGGGTTGGGCAAAGGAACATATCCATATCTTCCACAAACCGGAAGAGATTGATCGTCTTCCTGTTGTCAGCGGCCCGGTGGCATTGGTTTCCCAGACGACTCAGAGTATCAAGTATTTTGACGAGATCCTTGCCCTCCTGACCGTCAAATATCCCCAGCTCGAGGTCCACAACACCATTTGTGATGCGACCGAAAAGCGTCAGACATCCGCTCTTGAGATTGCCGGCGACATGGATGTGATGATCACTGTCGGCTCCACGACAAGCGCCAATTCCCGCCGTCTTCAGGAGGTGTCTGCCGGTCTTTGTCCAAAATCCTACCTGGTGGACAGTGCCAAGGATATCAACCCGGAGTGGTTTAACGGAAGCGAGCGGGTCGGTGTGACTGCAGGAGCATCCACCCCGGACTGGTTGATTGAGGGTGTGATTGAACGGTTGGGCGAGATCTCGAGCGAGAGAGGCTATGCTGTTACGGTCAATCGCAGTGAGTCTGCAGAAGAAGAGTTCATCTCCACACATTAA